A genomic region of Arvicola amphibius chromosome 7, mArvAmp1.2, whole genome shotgun sequence contains the following coding sequences:
- the Ppm1a gene encoding protein phosphatase 1A yields MGAFLDKPKMEKHNAQGQGNGLRYGLSSMQGWRVEMEDAHTAVIGLPSGLETWSFFAVYDGHAGSQVAKYCCEHLLDHITNNQDFKGSAGAPSVENVKNGIRTGFLEIDEHMRVMSEKKHGADRSGSTAVGVLISPQHTYFINCGDSRGLLCRNRKVHFFTQDHKPSNPLEKERIQNAGGSVMIQRVNGSLAVSRALGDFDYKCVHGKGPTEQLVSPEPEVHDIERSEEDDQFIILACDGIWDVMGNEELCDFVRSRLEVTDDLEKVCNEVVDTCLYKGSRDNMSVILICFPNAPKVSAEAVKKEAELDKYLECRVEEIIKKQGEGVPDLVHVMRTLASENIPSLPPGGELASKRNVIEAVYNRLNPYKNDDTDSASTDDMW; encoded by the exons ATGGGAGCATTTTTAGACAAGCCAAAGATGGAAAAGCATAATGCCCAGGGGCAGGGGAACGGGTTGCGCTATGGCCTGAGCAGCATGCAAGGCTGGCGTGTTGAAATGGAGGACGCACACACAGCTGTGATCGGCTTGCCAAGTGGACTTGAGACATGGTCGTTCTTTGCTGTGTATGATGGGCATGCTGGTTCTCAGGTTGCCAAATACTGCTGTGAGCATCTGTTAGATCACATCACCAATAACCAGGATTTTAAAGGCTCTGCAGGAGCGCCATCTGTGGAAAATGTAAAGAATGGAATCAGAACAGGTTTTCTGGAGATCGATGAACACATGAGAGTTATGTCAGAGAAGAAACATGGTGCAGATAGAAGTGGGTCAACAGCTGTGGGGGTCTTAATTTCTCCCCAGCACACCTATTTCATTAACTGTGGAGACTCGAGAGGTTTGCTTTGTAGGAACAGGAAAGTTCACTTCTTCACACAAGACCACAAACCAAGTAATCCGCTGGAAAAAGAACGAATTCAGAATGCAGGGGGCTCTGTGATGATTCAGCGTGTTAATGGTTCTCTGGCTGTGTCAAGGGCCCTTGGGGATTTCGATTACAAATGTGTCCATGGAAAAGGTCCCACAGAGCAGCTTGTCTCACCAGAGCCAGAAGTCCATGATATTGAAAGGTCTGAAGAGGACGATCAGTTCATTATTCTTGCATGTGATGGTATCTGGGACGTCATGGGGAACGAAGAGCTCTGTGACTTTGTGAGATCCAGACTTGAAGTCACTGATGACCTTGAGAAAGTTTGCAATGAAGTAGTCGACACCTGTTTGTATAAG GGAAGTCGAGACAACATGAGTGTGATTCTGATCTGTTTTCCCAATGCACCTAAAGTCTCAGCAGAAGCCGTGaagaaggaggcagagctggACAAGTACCTGGAATGCAGAGTAGAAG AAATCATAAAGAAGCAGGGGGAAGGAGTCCCTGACTTAGTCCACGTGATGCGCACGCTAGCCAGCGAGAACATCCCCAGCCTCCCACCAGGGGGTGAACTGGCAAGCAA GCGGAATGTAATTGAAGCCGTTTACAATAGACTGAACCCTTACAAAAACGATGACACT GACTCTGCGTCAACCGATGACATGTGGTGA